One region of Oryza sativa Japonica Group chromosome 10, ASM3414082v1 genomic DNA includes:
- the LOC4348626 gene encoding acylamino-acid-releasing enzyme 1 isoform 1 (isoform 1 is encoded by transcript variant 1), translating into MVVLATGLSLTPRFYSRSSIVVAASLLLSAAPSSSSPRARAAAPASGYSPWRGSISRISSHPTAMATTQASEAATEKGLPLGMDVSMVDEYASQSKLLQEFVKIPTIGNAWIFNSKTENTSRAIVSVGQTDLLANKKRSFLLNSHISKNSSNSVDFQWSPFPIEMSGVSAVIPSPSGRKLLLIRNSEDDSPTKLEVWGPCQLENEIHIAQSVHGSLYVDEWFEGISWNQEETLVAYVAEEPPQPKPEFNDSGYKKAGSSEKDCKSWKGKGDWEETWGETYSKKRIPALFVVNISSGEVRAVKGIPRTLSVGQVIWAPSSSHSLVFVAWSSDNGYQKTPRKLGIKYCFNRPCALYAVPDPFMEEADKPSLNVSKGETAPTTKLTSELSSAFFPRFSPDGKYLVFISAKSAIDSGTHNATNSMHKIDWPADGKLEGLSVADVVPIVMCPQDGCFPGLYCSGILRNPWLTDGQTMILSSIWGSKEVILSVNVVSREVSRVSPQDSDYSWNVLALDKDNILAVSSSLITVPQIYYGSEVCQTGKPNQWEWQEIATPFPSPSDKISAILADHKFSILKIPISNSSNKLADGAKLPFEAIFVSWKDSATRPTIVVLHGGPHTVYPSSYSKSLAFLYSQGYNLLVVNYRGSLGFGEEALQSLPGNIGSQDVNDVLTALDFVIKKGLIDASKVAVVGGSHGGFLTTHLIGQAPGTFVAAAARNPVCNLSLMVGTTDIPEWCFVEIYGKEGKNCFSEYPSFDDLCQFHQKSPISHISKVSTPTLFLLGAQDLRVPVSNGLQYARTLKEMGVETKIIVFPEDMHGLDKPQSDFESFLNIGVWFKKHMSK; encoded by the exons CATTAGTAGAATATCATCGCACCCAACAGCTATGGCTACCACACAAGCCTCAGAAGCAGCCACTGAGAAAGGATTGCCTTTGGGGATGGATGTCTCCATGGTGGATGAATATGCTTCCCAGTCCAAGCTGCTGCAGGAATTCGTTAAAATTCCCACTATTGGCAACGCTTGGATCTTCAATTCCAAGACTG AAAACACATCTAGGGCGATAGTTTCTGTTGGCCAAACAGATCTGTTGGCAAACAAAAAGAGGAGCTTCCTATTAAATTCCCACATCTCAAAAAATTCCTCAAATTCTGTGGATTTCCAGTGGTCTCCCTTCCCAATCGAAATGAGTGGAGTTTCAGCAGTAATTCCATCGCCATCTGGGAGAAAACTTTTACTAATACGGAATTCTGAGGATGATTCCCCTACAAAACTAGAAGTTTGGGGCCCCTGTCAGTTGGAGAACGAGATTCACATTGCACAATCTGTTCATGGATCACTCTATGTCGACGAATG GTTTGAAGGGATATCGTGGAATCAAGAAGAGACTTTAGTAGCTTACGTTGCTGAGGAGCCTCCTCAACCGAAGCCAGAATTCAATGATTCAGGATACAAGAAGGCTGGCTCGTCTGAAAAAGACTGCAAGAGCTGGAAGGGAAAAGGGGATTGGGAAGAAACTTGGGGAGAAACGTATTCCAAGAAAAGGATACCTGCATTGTTCGTGGTCAACATTTCAAG CGGTGaagtgcgagctgtgaagggcatACCGAGAACATTAAGTGTTGGCCAAGTGATTTGGGCTCCATCATCATCACATAGCCTGGTTTTTGTGGCGTGGTCATCTGATAATGGTTACCAAAAGACACCAAGGAAACTTGGAATTAAATACTGCTTTAACAGACCTTGTGCTCTGTATGCTGTTCCTGATCCTTTCATGGAAGAAGCTGATAAGCCATCACTTAA TGTCAGTAAGGGTGAAACTGCACCTACAACCAAGTTAACATCAGAGTTGAGCAGTGCTTTTTTCCCACGATTCAG TCCAGATGGAAAGTATCTTGTGTTTATCTCAGCAAAGAGTGCTATAGATAGTGGAACACACAATGCGACAAATTCAATGCATAAGATTGACTGGCCTGCAGATGGGAAATTGGAGGGCCTCAGTGTTGCTGATGTG GTACCTATTGTGATGTGCCCTCAGGATGGTTGTTTTCCTGGTCTGTACTGCTCTGGCATACTTAGGAATCCATGGCTTACTGATGGACAAACTATGATTTTATCTTCTATTTGGGGAAGTAAGGAAGTAATACTTTCTGTAAATGTTGTGAG CCGTGAAGTTTCAAGAGTTAGTCCTCAGGATTCGGATTATTCATGGAATGTTCTTGCACTAGACAAGGATAATATTCTTGCAG TTTCAAGCAGCCTTATTACAGTTCCTCAAATATACTATGGGTCTGAGGTTTGTCAGACTGGAAAACCAAACCAATGGGAGTGGCAAGAAATTGCAACTCCTTTTCCGAGTCCTTCTGATAAG ATCAGTGCAATATTAGCAGACCATAAGTTCAGTATACTCAAAATCCCGATTAGCAACTCTTCTAACAAACTCGCTGATG GTGCTAAGCTGCCCTTTGAGGCTATTTTTGTGTCCTGGAAGGATTCTGCAACAAGACCAACAATTGTTGTTCTTCATGGTGGACCACACACTGTTTACCCATCAAGCTATTCAAAATCGTTAgcatttctttattcacagggATATAACCTTCTTGTTGTGAACTATAG AGGTTCACTAGGCTTTGGTGAAGAAGCACTACAATCTCTTCCTGGAAATATTGGTTCTCAG GATGTGAATGATGTATTGACGGCTTTGGACTTTGTTATAAAGAAAGGATTAATAGATGCATCTAAAGTAGCTGTTGTTGGAGGTTCACACGGTGGTTTCCTGACAACTCATTTGATTGGCCAG GCTCCAGGCACTTTTGTTGCAGCAGCTGCTCGAAACCCAGTATGTAATTTATCATTGATGGTAGGAACAACTGACATACCTGAGTGGTGTTTTGTGGAGATTTATGGGAAAGAAGGGAAAAACTGCTTCTCAGAGTATCCTTCATTTGATGATCTTTGTCAATTTCACCAGAAATCACCAATATCACATATATCAAAG GTGAGCACGCCAACACTTTTTCTCCTTGGAGCACAAGATCTCAGAGTTCCTGTTTCTAATGGCTTACAG TATGCAAGGACCTTGAAGGAGATGGGAGTTGAAACCAAAATTATTGTCTTTCCAGAAGATATGCATGGCCTTGACAA GCCACAGTCTGATTTTGAAAGCTTCCTCAATATAGGTGTTTGGTTCAAGAAGCACATGAGCAAATAA
- the LOC4348626 gene encoding acylamino-acid-releasing enzyme 1 isoform 2 (isoform 2 is encoded by transcript variant 2): MATTQASEAATEKGLPLGMDVSMVDEYASQSKLLQEFVKIPTIGNAWIFNSKTENTSRAIVSVGQTDLLANKKRSFLLNSHISKNSSNSVDFQWSPFPIEMSGVSAVIPSPSGRKLLLIRNSEDDSPTKLEVWGPCQLENEIHIAQSVHGSLYVDEWFEGISWNQEETLVAYVAEEPPQPKPEFNDSGYKKAGSSEKDCKSWKGKGDWEETWGETYSKKRIPALFVVNISSGEVRAVKGIPRTLSVGQVIWAPSSSHSLVFVAWSSDNGYQKTPRKLGIKYCFNRPCALYAVPDPFMEEADKPSLNVSKGETAPTTKLTSELSSAFFPRFSPDGKYLVFISAKSAIDSGTHNATNSMHKIDWPADGKLEGLSVADVVPIVMCPQDGCFPGLYCSGILRNPWLTDGQTMILSSIWGSKEVILSVNVVSREVSRVSPQDSDYSWNVLALDKDNILAVSSSLITVPQIYYGSEVCQTGKPNQWEWQEIATPFPSPSDKISAILADHKFSILKIPISNSSNKLADGAKLPFEAIFVSWKDSATRPTIVVLHGGPHTVYPSSYSKSLAFLYSQGYNLLVVNYRGSLGFGEEALQSLPGNIGSQDVNDVLTALDFVIKKGLIDASKVAVVGGSHGGFLTTHLIGQAPGTFVAAAARNPVCNLSLMVGTTDIPEWCFVEIYGKEGKNCFSEYPSFDDLCQFHQKSPISHISKVSTPTLFLLGAQDLRVPVSNGLQYARTLKEMGVETKIIVFPEDMHGLDKPQSDFESFLNIGVWFKKHMSK; this comes from the exons ATGGCTACCACACAAGCCTCAGAAGCAGCCACTGAGAAAGGATTGCCTTTGGGGATGGATGTCTCCATGGTGGATGAATATGCTTCCCAGTCCAAGCTGCTGCAGGAATTCGTTAAAATTCCCACTATTGGCAACGCTTGGATCTTCAATTCCAAGACTG AAAACACATCTAGGGCGATAGTTTCTGTTGGCCAAACAGATCTGTTGGCAAACAAAAAGAGGAGCTTCCTATTAAATTCCCACATCTCAAAAAATTCCTCAAATTCTGTGGATTTCCAGTGGTCTCCCTTCCCAATCGAAATGAGTGGAGTTTCAGCAGTAATTCCATCGCCATCTGGGAGAAAACTTTTACTAATACGGAATTCTGAGGATGATTCCCCTACAAAACTAGAAGTTTGGGGCCCCTGTCAGTTGGAGAACGAGATTCACATTGCACAATCTGTTCATGGATCACTCTATGTCGACGAATG GTTTGAAGGGATATCGTGGAATCAAGAAGAGACTTTAGTAGCTTACGTTGCTGAGGAGCCTCCTCAACCGAAGCCAGAATTCAATGATTCAGGATACAAGAAGGCTGGCTCGTCTGAAAAAGACTGCAAGAGCTGGAAGGGAAAAGGGGATTGGGAAGAAACTTGGGGAGAAACGTATTCCAAGAAAAGGATACCTGCATTGTTCGTGGTCAACATTTCAAG CGGTGaagtgcgagctgtgaagggcatACCGAGAACATTAAGTGTTGGCCAAGTGATTTGGGCTCCATCATCATCACATAGCCTGGTTTTTGTGGCGTGGTCATCTGATAATGGTTACCAAAAGACACCAAGGAAACTTGGAATTAAATACTGCTTTAACAGACCTTGTGCTCTGTATGCTGTTCCTGATCCTTTCATGGAAGAAGCTGATAAGCCATCACTTAA TGTCAGTAAGGGTGAAACTGCACCTACAACCAAGTTAACATCAGAGTTGAGCAGTGCTTTTTTCCCACGATTCAG TCCAGATGGAAAGTATCTTGTGTTTATCTCAGCAAAGAGTGCTATAGATAGTGGAACACACAATGCGACAAATTCAATGCATAAGATTGACTGGCCTGCAGATGGGAAATTGGAGGGCCTCAGTGTTGCTGATGTG GTACCTATTGTGATGTGCCCTCAGGATGGTTGTTTTCCTGGTCTGTACTGCTCTGGCATACTTAGGAATCCATGGCTTACTGATGGACAAACTATGATTTTATCTTCTATTTGGGGAAGTAAGGAAGTAATACTTTCTGTAAATGTTGTGAG CCGTGAAGTTTCAAGAGTTAGTCCTCAGGATTCGGATTATTCATGGAATGTTCTTGCACTAGACAAGGATAATATTCTTGCAG TTTCAAGCAGCCTTATTACAGTTCCTCAAATATACTATGGGTCTGAGGTTTGTCAGACTGGAAAACCAAACCAATGGGAGTGGCAAGAAATTGCAACTCCTTTTCCGAGTCCTTCTGATAAG ATCAGTGCAATATTAGCAGACCATAAGTTCAGTATACTCAAAATCCCGATTAGCAACTCTTCTAACAAACTCGCTGATG GTGCTAAGCTGCCCTTTGAGGCTATTTTTGTGTCCTGGAAGGATTCTGCAACAAGACCAACAATTGTTGTTCTTCATGGTGGACCACACACTGTTTACCCATCAAGCTATTCAAAATCGTTAgcatttctttattcacagggATATAACCTTCTTGTTGTGAACTATAG AGGTTCACTAGGCTTTGGTGAAGAAGCACTACAATCTCTTCCTGGAAATATTGGTTCTCAG GATGTGAATGATGTATTGACGGCTTTGGACTTTGTTATAAAGAAAGGATTAATAGATGCATCTAAAGTAGCTGTTGTTGGAGGTTCACACGGTGGTTTCCTGACAACTCATTTGATTGGCCAG GCTCCAGGCACTTTTGTTGCAGCAGCTGCTCGAAACCCAGTATGTAATTTATCATTGATGGTAGGAACAACTGACATACCTGAGTGGTGTTTTGTGGAGATTTATGGGAAAGAAGGGAAAAACTGCTTCTCAGAGTATCCTTCATTTGATGATCTTTGTCAATTTCACCAGAAATCACCAATATCACATATATCAAAG GTGAGCACGCCAACACTTTTTCTCCTTGGAGCACAAGATCTCAGAGTTCCTGTTTCTAATGGCTTACAG TATGCAAGGACCTTGAAGGAGATGGGAGTTGAAACCAAAATTATTGTCTTTCCAGAAGATATGCATGGCCTTGACAA GCCACAGTCTGATTTTGAAAGCTTCCTCAATATAGGTGTTTGGTTCAAGAAGCACATGAGCAAATAA